One segment of Haliotis asinina isolate JCU_RB_2024 chromosome 12, JCU_Hal_asi_v2, whole genome shotgun sequence DNA contains the following:
- the LOC137259042 gene encoding low-density lipoprotein receptor-related protein 3-like produces MACLNYCTLLMAFWIVHVDGYIPSTYYMDTRCSGTLTLTKDLRLKLTSLPSTPLNQGWHCSLTLRTSTRGDKLMIYIRSFNTIRTTDCTRNSLKIYDGANTQTSLNGFDGDCGTVTSKIYISSGNTVKFVFQTGDISLQYGRFDILLVSFGNCTKSRFRCDNGRCISKDLTCNGFNDCGDSSDENSDCGKSSLGTGTIAGIAVGAIVFFVIVVVLGLVVRHRRRHCVTDTHCHASPPVCSPCTPASYPSNMPYGY; encoded by the exons ATGGCGTGTTTGAATTACTGTACTTTGTTGATGGCTTTCTGGATCGTTCATGTGGATGGATATATCCCCTCTACTT ATTATATGGACACCAGATGTTCGGGAACTCTTACATTGACAAAGGACCTGCGACTTAAACTGACTTCCCTGCCCAGCACCCCTCTGAATCAAGGTTGGCATTGCTCCTTAACCTTGCGGACCTCTACCCGTGGGGACAAACTCATGATATACATCAGATCGTTCAACACTATACGGACCACTGACTGTACCAGGAACAGTCTCAAGATATATGACGgtgcaaacacacaaacaagtctCAATG GATTTGACGGGGACTGCGGGACAGTGACAAGCAAAATATACATCTCAAGCGGAAACACAGTGAAATTTGTGTTCCAGACAGGAGACATTAGTCTGCAGTATGGTCGGTTTGACATCCTACTGGTGTCGTTCG GTAATTGCACAAAGAGTCGCTTCAGATGCGACAATGGCCGCTGTATCAGCAAAGACCTCACATGCAACGGCTTCAACGACTGCGGTGACAGCTCGGACGAGAACAGTGACTGTGGAAAAAGCAGTCTAGGAACAGGCACTATTGCGGGCATTGCTGTAGGAGCGATAGTTTTCTTTGTGATTGTGGTGGTCCTAGGTCTCGTCGTCAGACACAGGAGAAGACACTGCGTTACCGAT ACTCACTGTCACGCCAGTCCACCGGTGTGTTCCCCATGTACTCCAGCAAGCTACCCTTCCAACATGCCCTATGGATATTGA